ACGGCACGATGACCGGCCACACGTTTCACTACTCGCATATGACGACGACCATGGCGCCGTACCTCACGTCCGTGCGCCCGCACTCTGATGCGCGAGGCGAAGCGGTGTACCGGGCTGGTAAGATCGTCGCAACCTACATGCACAGCTACTGGCCCTCCAATCCGGCCTTCGCGGCCGCACTCTTTCATGGCGAAGCGTTTTAGCGATTCCGATCTCGCGGCGGTCTATCGGGTCATCCACGAGCGGCGCGACATGCGCCATTTCGTGCCCGACCCGGTCGATCCCGCCGTGCTGCAGCGGCTCCTCGATGCGGCGCACCATGCGCCGAGCGTCGGCTTCATGCAGCCATGGCGCATCGCTCGCATCACCGATGCTGCGCTGCGCCGTGCCCTGCATGACGCCGTCGAAAGCGAACGGCTCAAGACCGCCGATGCCCTCGGCAAGCGGCATGATGAATTCATGAAGCTGAAGGTCGAAGGCATGCTCGAGTGCGGCGAACTGCTGGTGGTGGCGTTGATGGATGGACGGGAGAAACACGTGTTCGGCCGCCGCACGCTGCCGGAGATGGATCTGGCCTCCGTTGCATGCGCGATCCAGAACATGTGGCTCGCCGCACGCGCGGAAGGATTGGGGATGGGCTGGGTGTCGATCTTCGACGTCGACGCGGTCAGCACGCTGCTGCACATCCCCGCTGGCGCGAGGCCTGTTGCGATCCTGTGTCTCGGGCATGTCGACGAGTTTTACGCGCAACCCATGCTTGAAACCGAACGCTGGGCGTCACGGATGCCGCTCGACCAGTGCGTGTTCGAGAACCGCTGGCCTGAAAGCGACGGCACTGACTCCGCGTAGCGGCAGCCGTAGCCGTAGCCGACAGAACAGCTAAGGCGTGACCGGGCTGACGGACTCGATCCCCGGTGCCCTGCCCGTCTCCACGCTCCCGAACGTCACGCGCCAGTCCCGGTTCCCTGCATAGGGCATTCTGGCCAGCGCGCTTTTGACTAGGTAAGGCACAGCGTGGAGCGGGTCCGCGTCGCGATCACTCTTCGTCACGGTGACCTTGTAGACTTCCTGACCGCTCGTCCGATCGAAAAAGCGCATGGTCAGCGAGTGACGATAGAGCCGTCGCCCAGGAAAAACACTCGTCGTCGCTGGTGCCTCACACGCTTCGGTTGTGCTCTCACAGCCCGCGACGTCGACAACGACCGCCGCCGCCCGCGTATCGTAGGCCAGCGACACGACATATCGCGCACGTTCCTTCGATGCCACGGCGAACCCGTAGCGCGCGAGTTCTTCGCGCACAAGGGCTTCGTATTGCGCATGTTCGGCAGTCGCCTCCTGTGGCGACGTACGCGCAAAGTCATAGGTGCGCTCGTCAGCCAGCGTGGCGGACAAGGGCGATACGCGCACATCCGTCTTGACGCCGGCGCATCCGGCAAGCATCGCCGCGACGAGCGCGGCGCTGAGGATCAACAGGGGTTTCAAGTTTGTCCCGCTTCGAAAGTTATTCGCACTCGTGGTGTTTGCGGTGATCAATCAGCGACTTCATCGAATGCCGGCAACGACACCGTGAACGCCGTCCCACGGCCCACTTCGCTTTCGACGTGCACATCGCCGCCGTGGCGCGTCACCACGGTTTTGACGAATGCCATCCCGAGCCCGGCGCCGCCCACCTCCGGCCGCTCCGACTCATGAAAACGCCGGAAACGCTCAAAGAGCTGCGCCTGCTCTTCAGCAGGAATGCCGTAGCCCTCGTCTCGAATCGTGCACTGCACGCGAGCCGGTAAGCCAGCCTCACGGGAGATCGTGCAGGCGATCCGGGTATCCGAAGGACTGTACTTCACTGCATTGTTCAGAATGTTGACAAGCGCGCGCGTCATCAGCGAACGGTCGGCACAGATCCAATAACCGTCGGCATCGTCACCGTCCTGTTCCAGTTGCGTCTCCAGACGGATGCGGCGCGCGTGCGCCTGCGGCCAGACTTCATCGCTTGCATCGATCAGCAGTTCGACGAGGCTTTGCGGTTCAAGCACATAGGTCTGCGATTCCGCACGCGCGAGTTGCACGAAGTCGTCGGCGAGCGTCAACGCGCGCTGCGCGTAACGTTCGACGCGATCCAGCAACTCGCGCGTATGCTCCGACTCGATACGCGCCCGCTCGATCTCGACGAGCGCAAGAATCGAGGCCTGTGGCGAACGCATG
The DNA window shown above is from Paraburkholderia sp. BL10I2N1 and carries:
- the bluB gene encoding 5,6-dimethylbenzimidazole synthase, with product MAKRFSDSDLAAVYRVIHERRDMRHFVPDPVDPAVLQRLLDAAHHAPSVGFMQPWRIARITDAALRRALHDAVESERLKTADALGKRHDEFMKLKVEGMLECGELLVVALMDGREKHVFGRRTLPEMDLASVACAIQNMWLAARAEGLGMGWVSIFDVDAVSTLLHIPAGARPVAILCLGHVDEFYAQPMLETERWASRMPLDQCVFENRWPESDGTDSA
- a CDS encoding DUF4136 domain-containing protein, yielding MKPLLILSAALVAAMLAGCAGVKTDVRVSPLSATLADERTYDFARTSPQEATAEHAQYEALVREELARYGFAVASKERARYVVSLAYDTRAAAVVVDVAGCESTTEACEAPATTSVFPGRRLYRHSLTMRFFDRTSGQEVYKVTVTKSDRDADPLHAVPYLVKSALARMPYAGNRDWRVTFGSVETGRAPGIESVSPVTP